From the genome of Methanobrevibacter thaueri:
GTTGAACTGTACACGGTAACCGGTGTTCACTTGCACTTGGCCGTTGTCGTCAATCCATGGTACACGGAATTTGATTTGTCTTTCTGGATTTACCAATCTTTCGAGAAGAGCGTTTTTCCTGTATTCTTCTTCGTTTTCTTCAATCACTACCCTTAGAGATTCCATTACTTCGCGTACTGCTTGGTGGAATTCAGGTTCTGAAGGGTTTTGTTCTATTATAGTTTCAATTACTTCATCTACGTATGACAAAATTATTCCTCCAAATCGAAATTTGAATAAGTTTTATATTGTACATTGAAAGTTTTAACAATACAGTTAATTATATGCCACTTCTAGTATTTAAATATTTTTCAATTTTTAAGATAAATATATTAATATTATTCATAAAAATTAAGATATACATTATACAAATTATACAAAAATATAAAAAAAGTGTTTAATTTTATAAATGTTTCAATGTATTAATCTACAAATAGCAACAAAAATTATCAAATCATAAACAAATGTCGGAAAGTATCTTCCAGCAAAACCTTGGCGGTGGAAAAACCCGACAGAAATTAAATAAAAAAAATAAGTGAAAATAGCTTAAAAGCTATTTAAATTAATATTCAACGTAATATCTGAGTATTGCACCGATTCCACCGAATGCACGGAACAGCTGCATACCCTCTTCAGTTTCAGTGGAAATAAACTCAACATCAGTGTTCATTTCCTCTGCCTTTTCCACAAACTCCTCGGCCAAATCCATTGAGGATTCCTCTTTTAAAACTTCATTACAGTTAGGACATCTTTCCTCAAGGTTATCAGCTTCGGCCTGTGTTTTGACTGTGATTTCCTTTTGAGTTCCGCAGCTAGGACATGTGAATGTCTTGCGCATGCTGGTCAGATCCTCGGATAAAAGCAACACGTCAACAGCACCTATGGTCAGGTTGTTTCTAACCTCATCCTCCCCATAGGAGTAAAGACCCTTATCCTTTCTCAATTCATGGATGAACCTTTGAACAAGTTTCTTTTCCTGCATAACATCAAGATTTGCCAAATCATCTGCGGATTTTGCGATAACCTCACGAATGCCCTCTTCACCAGTGTAGGAAGTGTCGACGACAGACATGACCTTATCCTTTAATTCATATTGGAGGTAATCCCCTTCATAGAAATCCTTTTTGGTGAAACCAGGCCCTCCAATGATGATTCCTTTCAAATCATCCTTGAGTGGGAGGAATGCCTCATTCATATGGTCCCCAATACGTTTCAGGAACTGGTGAGCAAGATCCTCAATGACACGGTCAAACCTCCTTTGTGACTGACCCCCTGCCTTGTGCTTTCCAGGAACACCACTGGTCAGGTGACCGAGAATGTTTTCCTTTTTACCTTTCAATGTAGCATAGGTGGCCTCATTTCTGTCAATAACGGCAACGCCGTAGACATCATGCTCCTCAATCATGTATTCCAAAGGCTCCAGGAAGAACTCATTGTTACACTTATACCAATAGGTTGTAACCGGTTCAGGTGGCTCTATGATATATTTCTCCATCTTTTCGGTACCAGGACCGCCCTTAGGAATCATACCTACAAATAAAACCAAACCTGTTTCAGGAGGTTGCCTGTATAACTTGATGCTTTCCAATATTACCGCAATTGCAGACTGTACATTTTTTCTTGTTTGTTTACTCTTGATGTTAGCACTCTGACCCATTTCGTCTCTCATGTGCTTACCGACATCACTCAACTGTTTGTTTGGTGGAATGTAAACGGAAACAAGCTCAGTACCTCTGCCTCTCTTATTTGCTAATTCTTTTAATGTCTTTTTAAATTCATATAATTCTTTTGATGATACTCCAGCCATGTTATCCCATAAAAATTAAATTAATATAATAGATATAATTATATAAATACAAATATAAATAATTAATGAAAAAACACCAAAAAATCAATAATCTTATGTGAATTTTATGAAATGGAAAATTGGCAATGTCAAAATAGACAATCAGGTGGCACTTGCACCGATGGCAGGAATATGCGATTCGGCATTCAGAAGGATTGCAAAGTCCATGGGCTGCGGTTTGCTGTCGACCGAAATGGTATCTGACAAGGCATTGATGTATAACAACTGGAAAACCCAGTCAATGCTTTACATGACAGACTCAGAAAGGCCAATTTCCCAACAGATATTCGGATCAGGAGCCGAATCCTTCAAGATAGCTGCCGCATACATTGAAGAGAACATGAAACCCGACATAATCGACATAAACATGGGATGTCCCGTCACCAAGGTAGCAGTCAAGGCCCAAGCAGGAAGCGCACTTCTAAAGGACCCTGATAAAATCAGGGACATCATCAGTGCGGTCGTCGATACTGTGGACCTTCCCGTGACCGCCAAAATCAGAAGCGGATGGAACAATAAATGCATCAATGCGGTCGAAATAGCCAAAATTGTGGATGATTGCGGTGCTTCAGCAATTACCGTCCATCCCCGCACACGCGAGGAGCGCTACGGCATCAGGGCAAACTGGTCCATCATCAAAAAGGTCAAGGAAAACGTTTCAATACCCGTAATTGGAAACGGGGACATATTCACATGCTACGATGCAAAAAGAATGATTGATGAAACCGGCTGTGATGCGATAATGATTGGCAGGGGAGTCCTGGGCAACCCTTGGCTAATTAAACAATGCATCGAATACCTGGATGAGGGAATCGAACCTGAGAGGGTCACGTTGGAAGAAAGGATTGAAATGATAAAAAGACATGCAGAGCTATTGAGCGACATAAGGCCTGAAAAGGTTGCAATGCATAAGATGAGAACCCATGCCGCATATTACCTGAAAGGGCGCTACCGAAGCGCTGAAATAAAGCCAAGACTGTTTAAGATGAATACGAAAGAGGAACTCTTTGACTTGCTTGACGAATATGTCGAGTTAGTGGCCTATTAACTCATATAGGTTTATCAAGCAATTCGCTGCCAAATTTTTCATACAGTTCCAAATCAGCACTTGAAATGGTGTTTATCTCCATCAGGTCCATTCCAGTAATCTCCATCACTTCACGAGCCATATGAACATAAGTGT
Proteins encoded in this window:
- the prf1 gene encoding peptide chain release factor aRF-1 translates to MAGVSSKELYEFKKTLKELANKRGRGTELVSVYIPPNKQLSDVGKHMRDEMGQSANIKSKQTRKNVQSAIAVILESIKLYRQPPETGLVLFVGMIPKGGPGTEKMEKYIIEPPEPVTTYWYKCNNEFFLEPLEYMIEEHDVYGVAVIDRNEATYATLKGKKENILGHLTSGVPGKHKAGGQSQRRFDRVIEDLAHQFLKRIGDHMNEAFLPLKDDLKGIIIGGPGFTKKDFYEGDYLQYELKDKVMSVVDTSYTGEEGIREVIAKSADDLANLDVMQEKKLVQRFIHELRKDKGLYSYGEDEVRNNLTIGAVDVLLLSEDLTSMRKTFTCPSCGTQKEITVKTQAEADNLEERCPNCNEVLKEESSMDLAEEFVEKAEEMNTDVEFISTETEEGMQLFRAFGGIGAILRYYVEY
- the dusB gene encoding tRNA dihydrouridine synthase DusB produces the protein MKWKIGNVKIDNQVALAPMAGICDSAFRRIAKSMGCGLLSTEMVSDKALMYNNWKTQSMLYMTDSERPISQQIFGSGAESFKIAAAYIEENMKPDIIDINMGCPVTKVAVKAQAGSALLKDPDKIRDIISAVVDTVDLPVTAKIRSGWNNKCINAVEIAKIVDDCGASAITVHPRTREERYGIRANWSIIKKVKENVSIPVIGNGDIFTCYDAKRMIDETGCDAIMIGRGVLGNPWLIKQCIEYLDEGIEPERVTLEERIEMIKRHAELLSDIRPEKVAMHKMRTHAAYYLKGRYRSAEIKPRLFKMNTKEELFDLLDEYVELVAY